The proteins below come from a single Arthrobacter sp. B1I2 genomic window:
- the serA gene encoding phosphoglycerate dehydrogenase: MSKPVVLLAEELSPATVEALGPDFEIRQTDGADRSQLLSAISDVDAILVRSATQVDAEAIAAAKNLKVIARAGVGLDNVDIKAATQAGVMVVNAPTSNIVSAAELTVGHILSLARHIPQASAALKDGEWKRSKYTGIELFEKKIGIIGLGRIGALVAARLKGFDTKILAYDPYITSARAAQLGVQLVTLDELLAQSDFITIHMPKTPETVGMLGADAFKKMKKTAYVVNVARGGLVDEEALFTALQDGEIAGAGVDVFAKEPSTDLPFFKLDNVVVTPHLGASTDEAQEKAGVSVARSVRLALAGELVPDAVNVAGGVIAPDVRPGIPLIEKLGRIFTALTHASLTQFDVEVAGEISSLDVKVLELAALKGIFADVVTEQVSYVNAPVIAEQRGINVRLITTPETESYRNVLTLRGALSDGSQISVAGTLTGPKQIEKLVGINGFEVEIPISEHLVVVAYTDRPGVIGTIGHILGMNNINIAGMQVARSNEGGHVLALLTIDSSVPQQVLDAIKAGIGAEMVREVDLED, encoded by the coding sequence GTGTCAAAACCCGTAGTACTGCTCGCCGAAGAACTTTCCCCCGCCACCGTCGAGGCCCTTGGCCCGGACTTTGAAATCCGCCAGACCGACGGCGCCGACCGTTCCCAGCTGCTCTCGGCGATCAGTGACGTAGACGCCATCCTGGTCCGCTCCGCCACCCAGGTGGACGCCGAAGCGATCGCCGCGGCCAAGAACCTGAAGGTCATCGCCCGTGCCGGCGTGGGGCTGGACAACGTGGACATCAAGGCCGCCACCCAGGCAGGCGTGATGGTGGTCAATGCGCCCACCTCCAACATCGTGTCCGCCGCCGAACTCACCGTGGGCCACATCCTCAGCCTGGCCCGCCACATCCCGCAGGCCAGCGCCGCCCTCAAGGACGGCGAATGGAAGCGCTCCAAGTACACCGGCATCGAACTGTTCGAAAAGAAGATCGGCATCATCGGCCTGGGCCGCATCGGCGCCCTAGTGGCAGCCCGCCTGAAGGGTTTTGACACCAAGATCCTGGCCTACGATCCCTATATCACCTCGGCCCGTGCCGCGCAGCTGGGCGTGCAGCTGGTCACCCTGGACGAGCTCCTGGCCCAGTCCGACTTCATCACCATCCACATGCCCAAGACCCCCGAGACCGTGGGCATGCTCGGCGCTGACGCGTTCAAGAAGATGAAGAAGACCGCCTACGTGGTGAACGTGGCCCGCGGCGGCCTGGTGGACGAGGAAGCACTCTTCACTGCCCTCCAGGACGGCGAAATCGCCGGCGCCGGCGTCGACGTCTTCGCCAAGGAACCCAGCACCGACCTGCCGTTCTTCAAGCTCGACAACGTCGTGGTGACTCCCCACCTTGGCGCATCAACGGACGAAGCCCAGGAAAAGGCCGGCGTCTCCGTGGCCAGGTCCGTCCGCCTGGCCCTTGCCGGCGAACTGGTTCCGGACGCCGTCAACGTCGCCGGCGGCGTCATTGCCCCCGACGTCCGCCCGGGCATCCCGCTGATCGAGAAGCTGGGCCGGATCTTCACCGCGCTGACCCACGCGTCCCTGACCCAGTTCGACGTCGAGGTGGCCGGCGAAATCTCCTCCCTCGATGTCAAGGTCCTGGAACTGGCCGCGCTGAAGGGCATCTTCGCCGACGTCGTGACCGAGCAGGTGTCCTACGTCAACGCCCCGGTCATCGCCGAGCAGCGGGGCATCAACGTCCGCCTCATCACCACCCCGGAGACCGAGTCCTACCGCAACGTCCTGACCTTGCGCGGCGCCCTCAGCGACGGCAGCCAGATCTCCGTGGCCGGCACCCTGACCGGCCCCAAGCAGATCGAGAAGCTGGTGGGCATCAACGGCTTCGAAGTTGAAATCCCCATCAGCGAGCACCTCGTGGTGGTTGCGTACACCGACCGCCCCGGCGTCATCGGAACAATCGGGCACATCCTGGGCATGAACAACATCAACATCGCCGGCATGCAGGTTGCCCGCTCCAACGAGGGCGGCCACGTCCTTGCCCTGCTGACCATCGACAGCTCTGTTCCCCAGCAGGTACTGGACGCCATCAAGGCCGGTATCGGCGCCGAGATGGTCCGGGAAGTGGACCTGGAAGACTAA
- the ilvD gene encoding dihydroxy-acid dehydratase, with protein MSDAQIATENKPDIKPRSRVVTDGIHAAPARGMFRAVGMGDDDFAKPQVGVASSWNEITPCNLSLNRLAQGAKEGVHAGGGFPMQFGTISVSDGISMGHEGMHFSLVSREVIADSVETVMQAERIDGSVLLAGCDKSLPGMLMAAARLDLASVFLYAGSIMPGWVKLEDGSEKEVTLIDAFEAVGACAAGKMSMEDLTRIEKAICPGEGACGGMYTANTMACIGEALGMSLPGSAAPPSADRRRDEFARKSGEAVVNLLRLGITARDIMTRKAFENAIAVTMAFGGSTNAVLHLLAIAREAEVELTLDDFNRIGDKIPHLGDLKPFGRYVMTDVDRIGGVPVIMKALLDAGLLHGDCLTVTGKTVAENLEAINPPDVDGKILRALDNPIHKTGGITILHGTMAPEGAVVKSAGFDADVFEGTARVFEREQGALDALDNGQIHAGDVVVIRYEGPKGGPGMREMLAITGAIKGAGLGKDVLLLTDGRFSGGTTGLCIGHVAPEAVDGGPIAFVKDGDRIRVDIAARTFDLLVDEAELEARKVGWEPLPARYTKGVLAKYAKLVHSASKGAYTG; from the coding sequence ATGAGTGACGCCCAGATCGCAACCGAGAACAAGCCTGATATCAAGCCCCGCAGCCGCGTGGTGACCGACGGCATCCACGCGGCTCCCGCGCGCGGCATGTTCCGGGCTGTTGGCATGGGGGATGACGACTTCGCCAAGCCCCAGGTGGGTGTGGCAAGTTCATGGAACGAGATCACCCCCTGCAACCTTTCGCTGAACCGGCTTGCGCAGGGCGCCAAGGAAGGCGTCCACGCCGGCGGCGGCTTCCCCATGCAGTTCGGCACCATCTCCGTCTCGGACGGTATTTCCATGGGCCACGAAGGCATGCACTTCTCCCTGGTCTCCCGCGAGGTCATCGCCGACTCCGTTGAGACCGTCATGCAGGCCGAGCGGATCGACGGTTCCGTCCTGCTGGCGGGCTGTGACAAATCCCTGCCCGGCATGCTCATGGCCGCCGCCCGCCTGGACCTGGCCAGCGTGTTCCTCTACGCCGGCTCCATCATGCCCGGCTGGGTCAAGCTCGAGGACGGCTCCGAAAAGGAAGTCACTCTTATCGACGCCTTCGAAGCCGTTGGCGCGTGCGCGGCCGGCAAGATGAGTATGGAGGACCTCACCCGCATCGAAAAGGCCATCTGCCCCGGCGAAGGCGCCTGCGGCGGCATGTACACGGCCAACACCATGGCCTGCATCGGCGAAGCCCTGGGCATGTCCCTGCCCGGCTCCGCCGCCCCGCCCTCGGCAGACCGCCGTCGTGATGAATTCGCCCGCAAGTCCGGCGAAGCGGTGGTCAACCTGCTGCGCCTGGGCATCACCGCCCGCGACATCATGACCCGGAAGGCCTTCGAGAACGCGATCGCCGTCACCATGGCCTTCGGTGGCTCCACCAACGCCGTCCTGCACCTGCTGGCCATCGCCCGCGAAGCCGAGGTGGAACTGACCCTGGACGACTTCAACCGCATTGGCGACAAGATCCCGCACCTGGGTGACCTCAAGCCGTTCGGCCGCTACGTCATGACCGACGTCGACAGGATCGGCGGCGTGCCCGTGATCATGAAGGCACTGCTCGACGCCGGCCTGCTGCACGGCGACTGCCTCACCGTCACGGGCAAAACCGTTGCGGAGAACCTCGAGGCCATCAACCCGCCGGACGTTGACGGCAAGATCCTGCGCGCGCTGGACAATCCGATCCACAAGACCGGCGGCATCACCATCCTGCATGGCACCATGGCCCCCGAAGGCGCCGTGGTGAAGAGCGCAGGCTTTGACGCCGACGTCTTTGAAGGCACCGCCCGCGTGTTCGAACGCGAGCAGGGCGCCCTGGATGCGCTGGACAACGGCCAGATTCACGCCGGGGACGTCGTGGTGATCCGTTACGAAGGCCCCAAGGGCGGGCCCGGCATGCGCGAAATGCTCGCCATCACCGGCGCCATCAAGGGCGCAGGCCTGGGCAAGGACGTCCTGCTCCTCACGGATGGCCGGTTCTCGGGGGGCACCACCGGCTTGTGCATTGGCCACGTTGCGCCGGAAGCGGTCGACGGCGGCCCCATCGCGTTCGTGAAGGACGGCGACCGCATCCGGGTGGACATCGCCGCCCGCACTTTCGACCTGCTGGTGGACGAGGCGGAACTCGAAGCCCGCAAGGTGGGCTGGGAACCGCTCCCGGCGCGCTACACCAAGGGCGTGCTGGCCAAGTACGCCAAGCTGGTCCACAGCGCGAGCAAGGGCGCCTACACCGGCTGA
- a CDS encoding sunset domain-containing protein, with the protein MDIVFWIILVVVVAVIIWWLLNRNKSANPPGGPGAGARTDGPRTDGAREGGSAAASAQAAGTTGIPTAAGFGRAAEPAAPVTAEEPADSSAASSHGTSGSSAVGREPRRQDQAPDETGRSQADANQAGPDQAADQAEWETQWSEAGTGSGASVAGAAGTAPGVAGRAGQTTETPSGQASPAAVRPVHHDEYTAPHAPTLPGAETAAVESTDDGGAAAAGPAGRQASQHRAYTSASAGQEPALPAVSDGPHGDAAAAETRERAQSSALVENGADHHRPSGQGLAAAEPGGHLAADEPYGAGSAAAGPDGSGPADYTVKGDAAAMVYYEEGHPDYEQTRAEVWFESAAHAEAAGFRAPRRRRL; encoded by the coding sequence ATGGACATTGTTTTCTGGATCATTCTCGTAGTTGTCGTCGCCGTAATCATCTGGTGGCTGCTGAACCGCAACAAATCCGCCAACCCTCCCGGCGGACCAGGCGCCGGAGCCAGGACGGACGGGCCCCGCACCGACGGGGCGCGGGAAGGCGGCAGTGCCGCAGCGTCCGCCCAGGCTGCAGGCACCACCGGGATTCCCACCGCAGCGGGATTCGGCAGGGCTGCCGAACCGGCCGCCCCGGTTACGGCTGAGGAACCGGCGGATTCGTCGGCCGCTTCCAGCCATGGCACTTCCGGCAGCAGCGCGGTGGGCCGGGAACCTCGCCGCCAGGACCAGGCACCGGACGAAACCGGCCGGAGCCAGGCCGACGCGAACCAGGCCGGCCCGGACCAGGCGGCGGACCAGGCCGAATGGGAAACCCAATGGTCCGAAGCCGGAACCGGGTCGGGCGCCTCCGTCGCCGGTGCGGCCGGAACTGCCCCGGGCGTGGCGGGGCGGGCCGGTCAAACCACGGAAACGCCTTCCGGGCAGGCCTCCCCCGCAGCAGTCCGCCCGGTCCACCATGACGAATACACGGCCCCCCACGCTCCCACGCTTCCCGGTGCTGAAACAGCTGCAGTGGAAAGCACGGACGACGGCGGCGCAGCGGCTGCGGGGCCAGCCGGCAGGCAGGCGTCCCAGCACCGGGCCTACACGTCCGCATCAGCCGGGCAGGAGCCGGCCCTGCCGGCGGTCTCCGATGGCCCCCACGGGGACGCCGCAGCGGCCGAAACACGGGAACGGGCCCAGTCCTCGGCGCTGGTGGAGAACGGGGCCGACCACCACCGGCCATCCGGGCAGGGCCTGGCCGCGGCCGAGCCGGGCGGGCACCTTGCAGCCGATGAGCCATACGGTGCCGGTTCGGCTGCGGCGGGTCCCGACGGCAGCGGACCGGCGGACTACACAGTCAAAGGCGATGCCGCCGCGATGGTCTACTACGAAGAAGGACACCCCGACTATGAGCAGACCCGGGCGGAAGTCTGGTTTGAGTCAGCTGCGCACGCGGAGGCCGCCGGCTTCCGCGCCCCGCGGCGCAGACGGCTCTAG
- a CDS encoding acetolactate synthase large subunit, with translation MSKGSPISPSLMATKSAGAAKAPERADRTADHAAVVADLAAVSPVLGPNNVVPPTVMTGSQAIVRSLEELGVDDIFGLPGGAILPTYDPLMASTMNHVLVRHEQGAGHAAQGYAMVTGRVGVCIATSGPGATNLVTAIMDAHMDSVPLVAITGQVSSGVIGTDAFQEADIVGITMPITKHSFLVTDPNDIPHVMAEAFHLASTGRPGPVLVDVAKDAQVGQMTFSWPPKIDLPGYRPVTRGHNKQVREAAKLIAAARKPVLYVGGGVVKAHASAELLALAEASGAPVVTTLMAKGAFPDSHPQHMGMPGMHGTVSAVTALQQSDLLITLGARFDDRVTGVLKTFAPNAKVIHADIDPAEISKNRTADVPIVGSVKEIIPELTEAVRSQFEASGAPDLTTWWAFLNNLKETYPLGWTEPDDGLIAPQKVIQRIGALTGPEGVYVAGVGQHQMWAAQFIKYERPHAWLNSGGAGTMGYAVPAAMGAKVGEPDRVVWAIDGDGCFQMTNQELATCAINKIPIKVAVINNSSLGMVRQWQTLFYEGRYSNTDLNTGHDTVRIPDFVKLGEAYGCASFRCEREEDIDATIQKALEINDRPVVIDFVVSPNSMVWPMVPAGVSNDQIQVARNMTPEWEEED, from the coding sequence ATGAGCAAAGGATCGCCCATCAGCCCCTCGCTGATGGCCACCAAGTCCGCTGGAGCCGCCAAGGCTCCGGAACGCGCCGACCGGACGGCTGACCACGCCGCCGTCGTCGCCGATCTTGCTGCCGTCTCTCCTGTCCTTGGGCCGAACAACGTCGTACCCCCGACGGTGATGACCGGCTCGCAAGCAATCGTCCGCTCGCTCGAAGAACTCGGCGTCGACGATATTTTCGGTTTGCCGGGTGGCGCGATCCTGCCCACCTACGACCCCTTGATGGCCTCCACCATGAACCACGTGCTGGTCCGTCACGAACAGGGAGCCGGCCACGCCGCGCAAGGCTACGCCATGGTCACCGGGCGGGTTGGCGTCTGCATCGCCACTTCCGGCCCCGGGGCCACCAACCTCGTCACCGCCATCATGGATGCCCACATGGACTCCGTACCCCTGGTGGCCATTACCGGCCAGGTATCCAGCGGCGTCATCGGCACCGATGCCTTCCAGGAAGCCGACATCGTGGGCATCACCATGCCCATCACCAAGCACTCCTTCCTGGTTACCGACCCCAACGACATCCCGCACGTCATGGCCGAAGCCTTCCACCTGGCGTCCACCGGCCGTCCCGGCCCTGTGCTGGTTGACGTCGCCAAGGACGCCCAGGTGGGCCAGATGACGTTCTCCTGGCCCCCGAAGATCGACCTTCCCGGCTACCGTCCCGTCACCCGCGGGCACAACAAGCAGGTCCGCGAAGCCGCGAAGCTGATCGCCGCAGCCCGCAAGCCCGTGCTCTACGTGGGCGGCGGTGTGGTTAAGGCCCATGCTTCTGCAGAACTCCTGGCACTCGCCGAAGCCAGCGGTGCCCCCGTTGTGACAACGCTGATGGCCAAGGGTGCCTTCCCTGACTCCCACCCCCAGCACATGGGAATGCCCGGAATGCACGGGACAGTCTCAGCCGTCACGGCCCTGCAGCAGTCCGACCTGCTGATTACGCTCGGCGCCCGCTTCGATGACCGCGTCACCGGCGTGCTGAAGACCTTCGCCCCCAACGCCAAGGTCATCCACGCGGACATCGATCCGGCCGAGATTTCCAAGAACCGCACCGCTGACGTGCCGATCGTGGGATCCGTCAAGGAAATCATCCCTGAACTGACCGAGGCCGTGCGCAGCCAGTTCGAGGCCTCGGGGGCCCCCGACCTGACCACCTGGTGGGCCTTCCTGAACAACCTCAAGGAAACCTACCCGCTGGGCTGGACGGAACCGGACGATGGCCTCATCGCCCCGCAGAAGGTTATCCAGCGGATCGGCGCCCTGACCGGGCCCGAAGGCGTTTACGTGGCCGGGGTGGGCCAGCACCAGATGTGGGCTGCCCAGTTCATCAAGTACGAGCGTCCCCACGCCTGGCTGAACTCCGGCGGAGCCGGCACCATGGGCTACGCCGTCCCGGCGGCCATGGGAGCCAAGGTGGGCGAGCCGGACCGCGTGGTCTGGGCCATCGACGGCGACGGCTGCTTCCAGATGACCAACCAGGAACTGGCCACCTGCGCCATTAACAAGATCCCCATCAAAGTGGCTGTCATCAACAACTCGTCGCTGGGAATGGTGCGGCAGTGGCAGACCCTCTTCTACGAGGGCCGCTACTCCAACACCGACCTCAACACCGGCCATGACACCGTCCGCATCCCGGACTTCGTCAAGCTGGGGGAGGCCTACGGCTGTGCCTCGTTCCGCTGCGAACGCGAAGAGGACATCGACGCCACCATCCAAAAGGCCCTCGAGATCAACGACCGCCCAGTGGTCATCGACTTCGTGGTGAGCCCCAACTCCATGGTGTGGCCGATGGTGCCCGCCGGCGTGAGCAACGACCAGATTCAGGTTGCCCGCAACATGACCCCGGAATGGGAAGAGGAAGACTGA
- the ilvC gene encoding ketol-acid reductoisomerase: MTEMFYDDDADLSIIQGRKVAIVGYGSQGHAHALNLRDSGVEVVIALKEGSKSTAKAEDAGFTVKNVADAAEWADVIMILAPDQHQRSIYNDSIKDKLTPGKALAFAHGFNIRFGYIQAPEGVDVILVAPKAPGHTVRREFEAGRGIPDIIAVEQDASGNAWELAKSYAKAIGGTRAGVIKTTFTEETETDLFGEQSVLCGGVSQLIQYGFETLTEAGYQPQIAYFEVLHELKLIVDLMWEGGIAKQRWSVSDTAEYGDYVSGPRVITPEVKENMKAVLADIQSGAFAKRFIEDQDNGGVEFKELRAKAEQHPIEAVGRELRSLFSWQQQDVDYVEGSAAR; the protein is encoded by the coding sequence GTGACTGAAATGTTCTACGACGATGACGCCGACCTGTCGATCATCCAGGGCCGCAAGGTTGCCATTGTTGGCTACGGGTCCCAGGGCCACGCCCACGCGCTCAACCTGCGCGATTCCGGCGTCGAGGTCGTCATCGCCCTGAAGGAAGGCTCCAAGTCAACCGCCAAGGCCGAGGATGCAGGCTTCACGGTTAAGAACGTTGCCGACGCCGCCGAATGGGCCGACGTCATCATGATCCTGGCGCCGGACCAGCACCAGCGCTCGATCTACAATGACTCCATCAAGGACAAGCTGACCCCCGGCAAGGCCCTGGCCTTCGCCCACGGCTTCAACATCCGCTTCGGCTACATCCAGGCTCCGGAGGGCGTTGACGTCATCCTGGTCGCGCCGAAGGCTCCGGGCCACACCGTCCGCCGTGAGTTCGAAGCCGGCCGCGGCATCCCGGACATCATCGCCGTCGAGCAGGACGCGTCCGGCAACGCCTGGGAGCTGGCCAAGTCCTACGCCAAGGCCATCGGCGGCACCCGCGCCGGCGTCATCAAGACCACGTTCACCGAAGAGACCGAAACCGACCTCTTCGGCGAGCAGTCGGTGCTGTGCGGCGGCGTGTCCCAGCTGATCCAGTACGGCTTCGAAACCCTGACCGAGGCCGGCTACCAGCCGCAGATCGCCTACTTCGAGGTGCTGCACGAGCTCAAGCTGATCGTCGACCTCATGTGGGAAGGCGGCATCGCCAAGCAGCGCTGGAGCGTCTCGGACACCGCAGAGTACGGCGACTACGTCTCCGGCCCGCGCGTCATCACCCCCGAGGTGAAGGAAAACATGAAGGCCGTCCTGGCCGACATCCAGTCCGGTGCATTCGCCAAGCGCTTCATCGAGGACCAGGACAACGGCGGCGTTGAGTTCAAGGAACTGCGCGCCAAGGCCGAGCAGCACCCCATCGAGGCTGTTGGCCGTGAACTGCGCTCCCTGTTCTCCTGGCAGCAGCAGGACGTCGACTACGTGGAAGGCTCCGCAGCCCGCTAA
- the ilvN gene encoding acetolactate synthase small subunit, which translates to MSRHTLSVLVEDKPGVLTRVASLFARRAFNINSLAVGPTEVPGVSRMTVVVDADGDLIEQVTKQLNKLINVIKIVELTPESSVQRDHILVKVRADAATRLQVTQAADLFRASVVDVSTDSVVIEATGHPEKLTALLSVLEPFGIREIVQSGTLAVGRGSRSMSDRALRSA; encoded by the coding sequence ATGAGCCGCCACACACTCTCCGTCCTGGTTGAGGACAAGCCCGGCGTCCTGACCCGCGTGGCCAGCCTCTTCGCCCGCCGCGCCTTCAACATCAACTCCCTGGCCGTTGGCCCCACCGAAGTACCGGGCGTGTCCCGGATGACGGTGGTGGTCGACGCCGACGGCGACCTCATCGAGCAGGTCACCAAGCAGCTCAACAAACTGATCAACGTGATCAAGATTGTTGAGCTCACCCCTGAATCTTCCGTACAGCGCGACCACATCCTGGTCAAAGTACGTGCGGATGCCGCAACACGCCTGCAGGTAACCCAGGCCGCAGACCTGTTCCGCGCCTCGGTCGTCGACGTTTCCACCGACTCCGTCGTCATCGAGGCCACCGGCCACCCCGAAAAGCTCACAGCCCTGCTCTCAGTGCTGGAGCCCTTCGGCATCCGCGAAATTGTGCAGTCCGGCACCCTGGCCGTTGGACGGGGATCCCGCTCCATGAGTGACCGGGCGCTCCGCTCCGCCTAG
- a CDS encoding PQQ-dependent sugar dehydrogenase, producing MVAGLPCLALCLVLTACTGTSGPPAPATSTATAGTRPGTAVAPATAPAPASSPVPAPVPVVQERLELQLSIPWAAVFLPDGTAIISERETALLKAVRDGKATSLGKVPGVAPAGEGGLLGLALSPQFDADRYLYAYLTGREDNRVIRLTVDGNADGSLTLGQLQVVFSGIPKATTHNGGRIRFGPDGFLYVGTGDAQRREQPQDPNALGGKILRLTPDGSPAPGNPFGNAVYSLGHRNVQGLAWDGSGRLWASEFGPDVDDELNLIVPGANYGWPLVTGAPHRADFQDAKVVWPSTRDSSPSGLEISGGHAYLGALRGERLWAVPLQGTDAGDPVAYFTGAYGRIRDVIRTPQGGLWLLTNNENPDFALVLGPLP from the coding sequence ATTGTGGCGGGCCTTCCTTGCCTGGCTTTGTGCCTGGTGCTGACGGCCTGCACGGGGACTTCCGGGCCGCCGGCGCCGGCCACAAGCACGGCCACGGCCGGCACCCGGCCAGGAACCGCCGTCGCCCCTGCGACTGCCCCCGCCCCTGCGTCTTCCCCCGTCCCCGCCCCAGTCCCCGTGGTGCAGGAACGCCTGGAGCTGCAGTTGAGCATCCCCTGGGCTGCGGTCTTCCTTCCGGATGGCACGGCAATTATCTCCGAACGTGAAACTGCTCTCCTGAAGGCCGTACGGGACGGCAAGGCCACCAGCCTGGGCAAAGTGCCGGGCGTGGCGCCTGCCGGAGAAGGCGGCCTGCTGGGCCTGGCGCTTTCCCCGCAGTTTGACGCGGACCGCTACCTCTACGCCTACCTGACCGGGCGGGAGGACAACCGGGTGATCAGGCTTACCGTCGACGGCAACGCCGATGGTTCCCTGACGCTGGGCCAGCTCCAAGTCGTGTTTTCAGGAATACCGAAGGCCACCACCCACAACGGTGGCAGGATCCGCTTTGGCCCGGACGGTTTCCTCTACGTGGGCACCGGCGACGCCCAGCGCCGCGAACAGCCCCAGGACCCCAATGCCCTGGGCGGCAAAATCCTGCGCCTTACTCCCGACGGGAGCCCCGCGCCCGGCAACCCGTTCGGTAACGCCGTTTACAGCCTGGGGCACCGGAACGTCCAGGGCCTGGCCTGGGATGGATCCGGCCGGCTCTGGGCCAGCGAGTTCGGGCCTGACGTGGACGACGAACTGAACCTGATCGTGCCGGGCGCCAACTACGGCTGGCCGTTGGTTACCGGCGCACCGCACCGCGCGGATTTCCAGGACGCAAAGGTCGTGTGGCCCTCTACGCGCGACTCCTCACCAAGCGGGCTGGAAATTTCCGGAGGTCATGCGTACCTGGGTGCCCTCCGTGGCGAGAGGCTGTGGGCGGTGCCGCTTCAGGGAACCGACGCAGGTGATCCTGTGGCCTATTTCACAGGCGCGTACGGCAGGATCCGGGACGTGATTCGAACCCCACAAGGAGGGTTGTGGCTTCTAACGAACAACGAAAACCCTGATTTTGCGCTGGTTTTGGGACCCCTCCCCTGA
- a CDS encoding site-specific integrase, protein MLATRCRIGEICALRWSDVDLSVTPATATISGTVVRIAGQGLVRQPTPKTAAGHRTVTLPRFAVDTLLRRQVQGWPNAHNVVFPSSSGTLRDPHNLRRQWRDARHAAGFDWVIPHSFRKTVATMIDREAGTKEAAAVLGHSAVAVTAERYVERPAVAPDTSGLLEVLGQKIECLGEKRE, encoded by the coding sequence ATGCTGGCCACAAGATGCCGAATAGGAGAAATATGTGCCCTTCGTTGGAGCGATGTGGACCTTTCGGTCACTCCGGCCACAGCTACCATCAGCGGCACAGTCGTCCGGATTGCAGGCCAAGGACTAGTAAGACAACCCACACCCAAAACTGCCGCTGGGCATCGGACTGTTACTCTGCCAAGATTCGCAGTTGACACCTTGCTCCGTCGACAAGTTCAAGGATGGCCCAATGCCCATAACGTAGTTTTCCCTAGCTCCTCGGGAACGCTGCGTGATCCCCACAACCTGCGAAGACAATGGCGGGACGCCAGACATGCCGCAGGCTTCGATTGGGTAATACCTCACAGCTTCCGTAAGACGGTGGCAACAATGATTGACAGGGAAGCCGGGACGAAGGAGGCGGCCGCTGTCCTAGGTCATTCTGCAGTGGCTGTGACGGCGGAGCGATACGTCGAGCGGCCTGCCGTAGCCCCGGATACGTCCGGCCTTCTGGAGGTCTTGGGGCAAAAAATAGAGTGTTTGGGCGAAAAGCGCGAGTAA
- a CDS encoding helix-turn-helix transcriptional regulator gives MKSLNTDAYGNDPLMTTAQLADYLAIPVQSLYMLRHRKQGPPAIKIGAATIRFRKSQVDAWLAQHVELT, from the coding sequence ATGAAGTCTTTGAACACGGACGCATACGGCAACGATCCTCTGATGACTACCGCTCAGCTGGCCGATTACCTCGCCATTCCTGTGCAGTCTCTCTACATGTTGCGTCACCGGAAGCAGGGACCCCCCGCAATAAAGATCGGCGCAGCGACCATTCGGTTTCGCAAATCTCAGGTGGATGCGTGGCTCGCCCAGCATGTCGAACTCACATAA